ctctccaaccgatgtggaatctcacaatccacccccttgggagcccatcgtcctcgctggcacaccactcggcatctggctctgataccatttgtaatagcccaagcccaccactagccgatattgtcctctttgggatttcccttctgggcttcccctcaaggttttaaaacgcgtcttctagagagaggtttccacacccttataagaaatgctttgttcctctctccaatcgatgtgggatctcacaatccaccccctttgggagcccaacgtcctcattggcacaccgttcggtctctggttctgataccatttgtaatagccaaagcccaccactagccgatattgtcctctttgggcttttccttctgggcttccctcaaggttttaaaacacgtcttctagggagaggtttccacactcttataaaaagtGCTctgttccctctccaaccgatatggaatctcaTAGCCAGAcagaactcaaaattttaaagttatgtTTGCCATATTCACATACCAATTAATAAGAATTTACTGGCATGAACAATTTAACTTTGAATCAACTCTTATTCATACAAGTTCTACCATTTTACAACTTCATCCAAATGTCATAAAGCAAGTCAAAGGGCTCAAACTCACGTCTTCATCAGAGTAAGAAGTTTAGTATGTAAGGTAAATTGTATATCACAAACCTGTCCACTATTAACAGTTGCTACTAACGCGACGTGTTCTTCGTTCTTCCCAAACTCGTAGAAGTAATACGTCCTGAATTTAACGAAACAGAGGTAATCAAATGGAAATATGAAAGCTTATATAGGCAAAGAAGACTAGATCTAGATTATTATTTCATAGCATTGTTTATGTTCTTGAGTGTGAGTTAGGATCCACTAACTTCAACAACTGTCTAACCCTATCATACTTGGTTGCCAAGAAAACTCGTAGAATATAAACCGCAGGTACATGGCTACGATAGCTTGAACTCATTCCATCTAAACCTTAAGACGGTTGTCTAACCTTATCATACTTGGTTGCCAAGAAAACTcgtaaaatataaatgtgatgtcccacattggttggagaggagaacaaaccaccatttaaaaaggtgtggaaaccttcccctagcagatgcgttttaaagccttgagggcgagcccgaaagggaaagcccaaagagaacaatatctgctagcggtggatctgggtcgttacaaatggtatcagagccagacaccggacgatgtgccagccttctcgctgttccccgaggctgtgtgctagtaaggacgctgggccccaaagggaggtggatttgggggcggttccacatcgattggaggaagaaaagagtgccagcgaagacgctgggccccgaaggggggtggattgtgatgtcccacattggttggacaggagaacaaaccacccgttataagagtgtggaaatcttcccttagcagacgcgttttaaagcctgaaagggaaagcccaaagaggacaatatctgctagcggtggatctgggtatTTACAATAAACCTCCGGTACATGGCTACCATAGCTTGAACTCATTCAATCTATCGCTCAATGATGGACTCTTTGGTGTACCGACACTTCCTACCTATTTTGTGGAACAATCGATCCGCACTTTAGATAGCTCGTGAGCCCTTTGAGAGGCATGCTCTATGGTTAGGTTCCTTCCTTTCTAGAGTTTTGATTTCTAAGGATTTCTATAACTAGCCTTTGCCTCTTCTTCTCAACAACCACAACCATTTTCGTAATCTCGAGTCGACTTTCTTTCTACAAGCTTTTGCTAAAGTggccttttcttcattttgtatTATGCAATTCCATTGTTTCATTGATCTTAATCAAAGCtcgaaaagataaaaataaatctaactAGCTAAGGACGCCTTGGTAGCATAGTTACCTGAAACCTTCATCGTCCTTAATTTTAAACGTTCGGGCCGAAAACAACGTTGCACCACCTATCATTGTAAGAACACCAAACCCAATAGCTAGAATGAAATGTGCAGCCAAATGACCACAAAAAAGTTACTTAGCATATTGAACACAAAATGTGTACCTGGAACAAAGATTTTTGCAGCCTCCCTCAAGGAACCTATATCAGTTATATCTTTCGCCTGTTTTTCGCAAGAAAAAACGGAAGCTCCTAAAACCGTTATCCATAAAACACGAACATAACTCAATAAGCACGTACGTAGAACTAAAACAGAATCTTTTTTATCGAAGTTCGTGActagaaacttcaaaaaccTCTTTGGGAAGCTCAGAGTTAACAGTAAGCAAACAATCTTGGGCTTAAAAGCTCCAAAACATGACTTAACAGTTTAAGATTTGATGGAGATTTTCTCTAGGTAGAGCTTCTTAGTACGAAAGAGCCACCGAGCTTAGAAACGGTTTGCTAGATATGAACTGTTTAGTAAGAAATTGATGCTCTTTAGAATTACCAAATGAAAACTTCACAGCCATCATTGTGCTACCTCTAGAAAGGTGATCTTAAGTTGATTCGTTGGACGAGTGACAACGCTTAGAACTTCAGAGCTGTGTTAACGAACAAAGCAGAATGAATATAAGCCAAATAcataaagcaaacaatatgaACGAAGAGAAATATCATTACCCATCAGGAGATCCAAACCGAGCTGCGAACGTTTTCGTTTTTACCTTATCTCCATAAAGAGATAGTCCAGCATTGAAATCCTACAAGCCCCAAGCACATAACTTAGCGAGCTGCAAATGATAAGCCTTTTACAAGTACAAGAAAAGGCCACAGCTACCGAGCATAAGGGAATGGTTATAAGAATGCCTAAAGGTAGGAGAGGAGTTGAACAAAGATATAGTCTAATTAGTAGCTGTTGTTTCTTTACATGAAGATCACATCAAGCTCTTGTGTGGAATACACtaataaaatcaagaaaaaattcaacccaagcccaccgctggagatattgtcctttttgggctttcccttcgagtttcccctcgaggttttaaaacgtgtctgttagggagaggtttctacacccttataaggaatgtttcgttctcctctccaaccgatttgggatctcacaatccacctctcttaagggcccaacgtccttgctggcacactgcccggtcccaagcccaccactagcagatattgtcctatttgggttttccctttaggtttcccctcgaggtttataacgcgtttgctaggatgaggtttctacacccttataagtattgcttcgttctcctctccaatcgatgtgggatctcacaatccaccccccttggggcccaacatccccattggcacaccgctagTAGATTAAGCCCATCGGTCCACACAGTTGTCCATATACcagtattgtcctctttgggctttcccttcaggtttcctcttaaggttttaaaacgcatctactatggagaggtttctacacccttataagaaatgcttcattctcctctccaaccgatgtggaatctcacagtccaccctccttggggaccaacgtcctcactggtacACCACCCGCtaccaagcccaccgctagtagatattgtcctttttgactTTCCCTttaggtttcccctcaaggttttaaaacacgtatgctagggagaggtttccacacccttataaggaatacttcgttctcctctccaactgatgtggaatctcacaatccacccccttagggaccaacgtcctcactggcacaccgcccagtaccaagcccaccactagcggatattttcctctttgggcttttccgtcgggtttcccctcaaggttttaaaacgcgtctgctatggagaggtttccacactattataagaaatgtttcgttctcttctccaaccattctaggatctcacaatcgaaGAACCCCAAAATCTGACTCTGTCTCTCAACCCCACCTAGCAACGCCAATAATAATTCTAAAGCTTGAGGTTAGAATTCCCAATCAAAACATTAAGGGGTATTCTCAAAGCCCTGAAGCTGGAGCCTTCTGCTTAATGCCATTGACATTAACAGCAACTAAACATGTGTGTTTCCAAACAAATATGAAGCGTAAATAACCTTAAACTATTCATATTGGTGGAAGCAGAGGTAACACACACAACACCACGATTAAACAAACAGAAATCAGTGAGGTATTTTGTTCATACCTCAGGCTCCGTGAGGTCTTCAAACTGAGGCGGCACACGAATGGAGAACCCATCACCATAAAACTGAAACCAAGACTTTGTATTTGCAAGGCCAGGAAGGCCTTGTTTCGAAGTAGGCGAAATTTGGGAAGATTGGGCAACTGGGCATTTTGGAATCAATGAAATTAGACAGAGTGAAGCTGTTTTGAGGATGAAATGTCTCTTGGAATTGGAATTCAGCGATGTAGGCTCGTGAAATCCGACGGTGGTCGGGTGGGGGACGGCGGCGGTGGGGTTTTGCTGAAGGTTTGGAGGGTGGAGgcataaagaaagaagaagggcCATAAGGAAATTAGGATAGCTTTCATATCCAATGTAGATAAAgctgatttattttatttaaaattacaacgAGGATGGCTTCATAATACTTTAAAACTCTATCCATTTACAAGTTTACACACAATTGGCTTAATCTTTTAGCTTTTTTAGGAGCGTAAGCAACAATCTCATATATAAACTTAGGAGGTCGGAAatgggttttctcttttttagtAGATATCGAACCTATAGACGATGATCTCGAGTAATGTTGACATGTACAGAGAAACCCAGTTGATGATAAAGTATAATCGAATGGAAAAGAGACATTTTCAAATGCTCATACTCTTTTGGTGGTATGAAAATAGTCTACTTTTAGGGGATCTTGTGACTCGTCTTGTGTTCTATCTACATGCTCGCTTGTCTCATTTTGATAAGAGATATCCTAGACTCATTCTCAAGTAGGAATGAGATAATTGGTACGAACATGCTATAttactttatttctttttcattatttttcctttcgagctacGTGTCATAATCACACTTTTTTTAGCAACGGATTTGTCGATTGTGCGATACTCACTCTCAGCACTGAGTGAGCCAAGCCAATTTAGGATTGGCAGGCCGGACAACGTATGTTTAGGCTTCTGACCCTGTTTCTACGaataagattttagaaaacggagagaaattttttaaagagagtttgaa
Above is a genomic segment from Cucurbita pepo subsp. pepo cultivar mu-cu-16 unplaced genomic scaffold, ASM280686v2 Cp4.1_scaffold000730, whole genome shotgun sequence containing:
- the LOC111785779 gene encoding uncharacterized protein LOC111785779, producing MALLLSLCLHPPNLQQNPTAAVPHPTTVGFHEPTSLNSNSKRHFILKTASLCLISLIPKCPVAQSSQISPTSKQGLPGLANTKSWFQFYGDGFSIRVPPQFEDLTEPEDFNAGLSLYGDKVKTKTFAARFGSPDGSEVLSVVTRPTNQLKITFLEAKDITDIGSLREAAKIFVPGGATLFSARTFKIKDDEGFRTYYFYEFGKNEEHVALVATVNSGQAFVAGATAPLSKWDEDGIKLRSAAISLTVL